The sequence below is a genomic window from Streptomyces sp. NBC_00582.
CACGCTCACCTTCTGGCTGCACATCGACACCGCCGAGACGACGTCCTCCACCGCCTACGACAAGCTCACCGCCAAGATCGGCTCGACCACCCTCGCGACCTACTCGAACCTCGACAAGAACACCGGGTACGTCCAGAAGTCGTTCGACGTGTCCGCGTTCGCGGGCCAGACCGTCGCGCTGTCCTTCACCGGCACCGAGGACTCCAGCCTCCAGTCCAGCTTCGTCCTCGACGACATCGCGCTCGCCACCTCCGACGCGACCACCCCGCCCGCCGACGCGACCCGGACGCCCGCCGCACCGGCGTACACCGTCAGTCTCAGCAGCAACACCGCCGGCACGGTGTGGACCGGGCACGAGACCGCGACCTTCACCAACGCCTCCGCCACCGCGCTGAGCGAGGTGTACCTGCGGCTGTGGGACAACTACCACGGCACCTGCTCCGCACCGCCGATCACCGTCACCAAGGTCACCGGCGGCACGGCCGGCGCCCTCGCGGTCTCCTGCACCGCCCTGCCGATCACCCTGGCCACCCCGCTCGCCCAGGGCCAGAGCGCCACCATCGGCTTCGACCTGGGGATCTCGGTGCCCAGCGGCGCCGACCGCTTCGGCTACGACGGCTCCTTCAGCTTCATCGGCAACGCGCTGCCCGTGCTGGCGGTGAAGGACGGCGCGGGCTGGCACCTGGACCCGTACACCAACAACGGCGAGTCCTTCTACTCCCTGGCCGCCGACTTCAAGGTGACCCTCGACCACCCGACGACCCTGCTGGTCCCGGCCACCGGCACCTCAGTCGACACGGCCGGCTCCAGCGGACGCACCGTCACCACGGCCACCGCCACCAAGGTCCGTGACTTCGCCTGGGCGGCCGGCCCCTTCACCAAGATCTCCGGCACCTCGGCCGCGGGAACCCCCATCAACGTGTACTCGGTCTCCGGGATCAGCTCCTCCAGCGCCTCCTCGATGCTCAGCACCGCCAGGACGGCCGTCGACGCGCACGCGGCCCGCTTCGGGGCGTACCCGTACGGCGAGCTGGACGCCGTCATCGACAACAACTTCTGGTTCGGCGGGATGGAGTACCCCGGATTCGTCCTCGACCTGGTCAGCACCACCGCGCTCACCCATGAGATCGGCCACCAGTGGTGGTACGGCATCGTCGGCGACGACGAGTACAACAGCCCCTGGCTGGACGAGTCGTTCACGGACTACGCCACCGACCTGGCCCTCGGCAGCACCGGCACGAACTGCTGGAACAGCGTCTCCTGGGCGTCGTCCGCGGAGAAGATCACCAACTCGATGGCGTACTGGGACGCCCACTCCTCCCGGTACGGCACCGTCGTCTACACCTACGGCAAGTGCGCCCTGCACGACCTCAGGCGGCTCATCGGGGACACCGCGATGACCAACCTCCTGAAGAGCTACGCCACTTCGCACTGGTACGGCGTGTCGACCACGGCCGAGTTCAAGGCGGCCGCGCAGGCCGCCACGACCACGGACCTGACGTCGTTCTGGACCACGCACCGCATCGAGGGCTGAGCGGGCGGAGGTTCCTCACGGGTGGCGCCGACGCGGCGTCACCCGTTCGCCTGTGAGGGCGTCAGCCCGGTGAATCGGATGGGCCGAGCGGGTGAAGCGGCTGCGGCCCGAGGCGGTGTCCGCCGTGCGGGGCAATGCATGAAGCCGCGGCCCCATTCCGGTGGAGTCGGCGGACATGACGCCTGGAGGGCGAGTGATGAAGGAATGACGAAGAACCAGACGGCCGAACGAGCCGGCGAGACCGTCCACAAGGTCCCGGTCCTCATCGTCGGCGGGTCCCTGGTGGGCCTGTCGACGTCCCTGTTCCTGGGCCGGCTGGGGGTACGGCACACCCTGGTGGAGCGCCACGCCGGCACCTCCGTCCATCCCCGCGGCCGCGGCAACAACGTCCGCACGATGGAGCTGTTCCGGGTGGCCGGAGCCGAGCCGGGGATCCACGAGGCCGCGGCCACCCTGGCCGACAACCACGGCATCCTGCAGACGCCGACCCTGGTCGGCGACGCGGGCGAGTGGCTGTTCAAGGACATCGACCCGGGTGGCGGGCTGGCCCGGTTCAGCCCGACCGCCTGGTGCCTGTGCAGCCAGAACGACCTGGAGCCGGTCCTGCGCGAGCAGGCCGCGCGGCAGGGCGGCGATCTGCGCTTCCACACCGAGCTGATGTCGTTCGAGGCCGACGACGACGGCGTCACCGCGCTGGTCAAGAGCCGCGACACGGGCGAGCACCTGACGGTCCGCGCGGACTACCTGGTCGCCGCCGACGGCCCGCGCAGCCCCGTGCGGGAGGCGCTCGGCATCGGGCAGAGCGGCCCCGGCGACCTGTTCCACAACATCAGCATGACGTTCCGTTCCCGGCGGCTCGCCGAGGTGGTGGGCGAGCGCCGCTTCATCGTCTGCTACCTGACCGAGCCGGACGCCGACGGTGCTCT
It includes:
- a CDS encoding M1 family aminopeptidase, which codes for MRPTPRKALAASALALAAVAALSLPAAPASAAPEAAEACTPSQAVANGGFESGATSWTQSSTTVVTNRTGQSAHGGSSYAWLDGTGGTHTDTLSQSVTVPSGCAKATLTFWLHIDTAETTSSTAYDKLTAKIGSTTLATYSNLDKNTGYVQKSFDVSAFAGQTVALSFTGTEDSSLQSSFVLDDIALATSDATTPPADATRTPAAPAYTVSLSSNTAGTVWTGHETATFTNASATALSEVYLRLWDNYHGTCSAPPITVTKVTGGTAGALAVSCTALPITLATPLAQGQSATIGFDLGISVPSGADRFGYDGSFSFIGNALPVLAVKDGAGWHLDPYTNNGESFYSLAADFKVTLDHPTTLLVPATGTSVDTAGSSGRTVTTATATKVRDFAWAAGPFTKISGTSAAGTPINVYSVSGISSSSASSMLSTARTAVDAHAARFGAYPYGELDAVIDNNFWFGGMEYPGFVLDLVSTTALTHEIGHQWWYGIVGDDEYNSPWLDESFTDYATDLALGSTGTNCWNSVSWASSAEKITNSMAYWDAHSSRYGTVVYTYGKCALHDLRRLIGDTAMTNLLKSYATSHWYGVSTTAEFKAAAQAATTTDLTSFWTTHRIEG